The DNA segment TAACATGCAGATGATAAGAGGCATAAAATATACTTTCAATTGTGAATTATGAAAATGTGAAATTTAGATTCAATCAAATAGTATTTACATTTATTTGCAATACTAACCCATTTTGCACCTGATATCATCACAAATTTATAAACCATTTgaattttgaacaaaaaaaaaagatccaaaacCAAGATGATATCAAAGGACGGTTAGATACTTGAGACACCTAGAGATAACAACGTCATTTGAACTCTACTGACATAACAGAAGCAAAGtataaataaagataaaaacgaagaaaaagagataaaacagaaacaaaataaatctaGGGTTTATCAGGGCCCACACGCAGCCTCGCCTCGccgtgttttttttctctgcctttattttctcctctcctctcctctcccgcaacctccacctcctcctcctcctatccgccgccgccgcagccttcTTCCTCCGCCCACCTGCGCaagctcgcgcgccgccgcatcgcgTCGTCGACGAGGGAGATGGTGGGGCCAGGCCTGTACCCGGAGATCGGCAAGAAGGCCAGGGGTGAGCGGCCCGTCCCCTTCTCTTTGAGGGATTAGAGCTTTGGTGGTTCTTGgatttgatttttcttattgtttgtttgttgttgttgttgttgatgatgatgagttgTTTGTGTTTGCTGCAGATCTGCTGTACAGGGACTACCAGACCGACCACAAGTTCACCCTCACCACCTACACCAGCAATGGCGTCGTGAGTGCtcgagttctttttttttttttgttgacttGTTGTATGTAGTCTTGCGAGGAAGAGGCTTGCCTTGATTTATTTGTGTGATTTACTGCCCCTACCTGCTGTTGTTATTTTGTGATGTGTGATCTTTGCGATGGATTAGTTTGTTTATAGCCCGTAGTTAGTGCATTGTAGGAGGTATATGAATGCCAGGAGATTTGCCAGGTCTCGCTTGTGCCTTGGTTTGTTTCGCTTGTTTAGGAGGATTAGCAATGCACCTGTTGCTTAGTGAGACGCGGGATTTGTAAGCTAAAAGATTGTTCGAGAGATTATCTCTTGGATAGTAGTAAAATGATTAGGAGTAATCTATATCCTAGGTAGGTCTTTTTTGTTATTGATAATGATAGGTAGGGAGTTGGGTTAAAACAACAGCATACTTGGCAACTGATTGGTGGTTTGATTGTTTTGAAAGAGGTGGAACATGGTTTTTGTTGTCATTGATAATGATAGGTAGGGGGTTGGGTTGAAACAACAGCATGCTTGGCAACTGATTGGTGGTTTGATTGTTTTGAAAGAGGTGGAACATGAGCTTGTTGGTTGCAGAACATtagtttaattaatcttgtttaTTTAAGCAAATAAGTCTATTACTGAAGCAGGGAGGACTCTTGTTTGGTACATTATGCAATTATACTTTGCCCTTATTCTAAGGGTATACTTAAGGTTTTTAAAGAAAACTAAAAGTTATGGGAGAAATCCCTTCATGCAACTGCTTGTAAGTGGAATAGTTGAAGTGTGCTCCTGCTAAGAGAAGCATGGATAAAAGTGAATTTTGTTCCTAATAAACACAAAACTGTATTGTATTGTTGGAATAACCTAAACTACTAAAGGCTGTACTAATCAATTACATGTTCATTATGATAGCTTGTAAAGGTGGTGACTGGTTGGGGTGTATATTTGAGGGTTATCTTAGTGTTGCTTTTCCTGTATGATTGTAAATTTTGATACAATCATGCCTGTTGTGGCAACTATGATGTTATTTGTTTTGCGCTTTGACTTGTTATTCCTTCATGCAGGCTATCACTGCTACCAGTACAAAGAAGGCTGATCTGATTTTTGGTGAGATCCAATCACAGATAAAGAACAAGAACATCACTGTAGATGTGAAAGCAAACTCAGACTCAAATGTATGACTCTCTCTCATGCACACATACACTCAGATAAACTTGCACACAACTTATTTACATTTTGTGATTGCCTTCTACATTGCAATGGTCTGAAATCCTTTTTCTATATGAAATACACAGACACACCCAAATAAACTTGCACACAACTTATTTAGATTTTGTGGTTGCCTGCTACATTGCAATGGTTTGAATCCTTGTTCTATATGAAATGATTTTATGTTGCCATCTGACGAATTCGTACCGAATATGCTACTAGTATTGATTGCATTGAGCAATATGTTCTGTGATTAGCTGTATGCCATGCTCTTCCTTTTTTGTATTGACTGCTTCAATCTTTGGCCAGGTTGTTACTACTGTAACCGTCGATGAGCTAACACCAGGATTGAAGTCCATCTTGAGCTTTGCTGTTCCAGATCAAAGATCTGGAAAGGTAATTTGCTCATGCGCCACATTACTGCTTATTTTAAATGAAACCTTCTCGGTTGGTTGTCCTCACTCTCCCCCTTTCTGGTTTCAGTTTGAGCTTCAATACTCGCATGATTATGCTGGTGTTAGTGCAAGTATTGGTTTGACTGCCAGTCCTGTAGTCAATCTCTCCAGTGTTTTTGGAACCAAGGCTCTTGCTGTTGGTGCTGATGTCTCACTTGATACCGCCACGGGGAATTTGACCAAATATAATGCTGGATTGAGCTTCAGTAATGATGATCTTATCGCATCATTGAACCTGTAAGTGTCTTGGGCTTACAGTGAATCGTTGCCTTCATCATCTTCTAACTTCATAACTCTTTAAGTTGTTGTGAAATCCACATTTGTAAATCCTATTCACCATTCCATCTGTCTCGCTAGAAGCAATGTGTCTGTTCTAGTCATCTGAACAACGTGTAGCCCACATAGAGTTTTAACTaactgtaatatatatatatatatatatatatatatatatatatatatatatatatatatctttatcaGGTTTCATGATCTACCTCTTTCAATAATGGTAGGAAACATGAGATAAAATAGAGTAAACTTATCAGTGCTAATATCTTATTGTAGTTGACATGTTTCCTTGTTCTCGTTAACTACAGAGAGCAGGATAATGTTTACAAGCCATGTTTGTGATCACCATTCAAAAGCCGCTACTATTTTAGTTGACCATATACGATCAAGATACTTTGGACAATACACCACTTATTAACATTGAAAACTGACGTTTGGTGTTATATTCTTTTattaaaatcaaacaaatatgTTGAATCTAGAAATAAGTATCTTGGCTTGCATCTCATATTAGCTAAACATCAATCTCTATTATCCTCATCTTTAGATAGATATAACTGATCCCATATGTAGGACTTACTAGTTGATTGTATTGTTtaccaaaaatccaaaatccatAATTAATTTGAAACTGTCTTGCAGGAACAACAAGGGAGACAGTCTCACTGCATCTTATTACCACATTGTGAACCATTCGGCCACGGCTGTTGGAGCTGAGCTGACACACAGCTTCTCGAGCAACGAGAACTCCCTCACCTTCGGTACCCAGCACACTCTTGACCCGCTTACCGTCGTGAAGGCCCGCTTCAACAATTCCGGCAAGGCCAGCGCGCTGCTCCAGCACGAGTGGAGGCCGAAGTCTGTGTGGACCATCTCAGCAGAAGTTGACACCAAGGCCATTGACAAGAGCTCAAAGGTCGGCATTGCGGTGGCCCTCAAGCCTTGATTTTTCTCAGGGTGTACTTACATTTCAAAGGTGAAATTGAgatgagttgaaaaacatcttgGCGCGTGCGCATCTTTTGGTTGTTGCAGTCTATAGATTCCAAGAACTGCCATGTTTaatttgaggatttttttttctgttatcgGTGTTAGCACTTGTTCAATGAGCAACCTTTGCACCCCAATAATTCAAGCTCGGCAAAATTATGAACTTGCTTCTAGGTGACAATTTTTTGTTACTATTTTCACACTGTCATTGTCCACACTGTGCTTGTGGTTATGGTGCTCCAATTAAACTAACTGTTTATATGCTTGTCAAGGTGTCTATAAATGCTGAGCAAATGTGTACTATTAACATATTCAGTCCGTCTAAATACCTGTACAATTACACGTACTCTTACACGTTGAAAATCATTCTGTGGCTGCACCACGTAGGCACGTGAATTGTTTATCATAtccttttgaaaataaaagCGACGCAGGCATGTGAATTTGTTTAAAATCTgtcggaaaagaaaaagaatagtCGCGTGAATTGTTTATAATATCCTTCGGAAAATAAAAGCGATCGTAGGCATGTAAATTTGTTTAAAATCTatcggaaaagaaaaaaaaagtttcagataagtttgattgattgatttcgTGTACCATGCGGACTTCagatatactcctatataataGAGACGAGAcaacagaaaacaaaattattCAACATTAATAATCTAATATCTTCTTCCAAAGGAGGAAACATATTACTGATAATAAAGGGTTGGGGAAGACAGCgtgtcttcaaattaaattctcatccaatTATTTCTATTCTCTCTTTTGATCCACCTatcttcttatttttatttttggttcttgtatagagatattttttttcattattggtTCTTGTGTAGAGAT comes from the Oryza glaberrima chromosome 9, OglaRS2, whole genome shotgun sequence genome and includes:
- the LOC127783909 gene encoding mitochondrial outer membrane protein porin 1; its protein translation is MVGPGLYPEIGKKARDLLYRDYQTDHKFTLTTYTSNGVAITATSTKKADLIFGEIQSQIKNKNITVDVKANSDSNVVTTVTVDELTPGLKSILSFAVPDQRSGKFELQYSHDYAGVSASIGLTASPVVNLSSVFGTKALAVGADVSLDTATGNLTKYNAGLSFSNDDLIASLNLNNKGDSLTASYYHIVNHSATAVGAELTHSFSSNENSLTFGTQHTLDPLTVVKARFNNSGKASALLQHEWRPKSVWTISAEVDTKAIDKSSKVGIAVALKP